In Phreatobacter stygius, a genomic segment contains:
- a CDS encoding helix-turn-helix domain-containing protein, whose product MPNNLRYDYAGDSRLLEGADWIGRRPGGLQLHYHEEAQVSVIWNGHRDYRIGAHLLRLHPGQLLIIPRLRPHHALPSLQGEVRSAEFYLAPDALPAVTRQVLEAFDYLIADAPELLETAPCDVIAFIAARMAEDRLLAGWCGPSASHLTADGHLLEAVARHDRVCEAAAALGFSREGFIRIFSRSFGMTPHAYRINDRLNLGRRLLRDGETISDTAYAAGFSDQSHFGRTFLRLFGATPGQFQAAHTT is encoded by the coding sequence ATGCCGAACAATCTTCGCTACGACTATGCCGGCGACAGCCGGCTCTTGGAGGGCGCCGACTGGATCGGCCGCCGCCCGGGGGGATTGCAGCTGCATTACCACGAGGAGGCGCAGGTTTCGGTGATCTGGAACGGCCACCGCGACTATCGCATCGGCGCTCATCTCCTGCGTCTGCATCCGGGCCAGCTTCTGATCATACCGCGCCTGAGGCCGCACCATGCCCTGCCGTCGCTGCAGGGCGAGGTCAGGTCGGCGGAGTTTTATCTCGCCCCCGATGCCCTGCCGGCGGTGACCCGCCAGGTCCTCGAAGCCTTCGATTATCTCATTGCCGACGCGCCGGAGTTGCTGGAGACCGCGCCCTGCGATGTCATCGCGTTCATCGCCGCCCGGATGGCCGAGGATCGGCTGCTGGCCGGGTGGTGTGGCCCATCCGCTTCGCACCTGACCGCCGACGGCCATCTGCTCGAAGCGGTTGCCCGGCACGACCGGGTTTGCGAGGCGGCCGCGGCGCTGGGTTTCAGCCGCGAAGGTTTCATCCGGATATTTTCGCGCAGTTTCGGCATGACGCCCCATGCCTACAGGATCAATGACCGGCTGAATCTCGGCCGCCGGCTGCTGCGCGACGGCGAGACCATCTCGGACACCGCCTATGCCGCGGGGTTCAGCGACCAGAGCCATTTCGGGCGGACCTTCCTCCGGCTGTTCGGCGCGACACCCGGCCAGTTCCAGGCCGCGCATACGACCTGA
- a CDS encoding alpha/beta fold hydrolase, whose amino-acid sequence MTPSIDPSIDPAITLKMVKANGITIRYAEAGQGPLVLFCHGWPEGWASWRHQLKALAAAGYRAVASDMRGYGGTDAPAEIERYTILDLVADQVSLVKALGETSAVVVGHDWGAPVAWHAALIRPDVFRAVAGMSVPWTPPGHVDFLTALEKLEIRDFYIQYFQAPGIAEAELDRDPEDSLRRLYFTGSGDQRDRTKGMTRLGTGGVLGNTVDPEELPDWLPREHLAYMAGEFRRAGFRGGLNWYRNLTRNFHLTAPWRGQPIRQPSLFIVGAKDGVMRFPASKAQVEAYPQTLPGLRGLHVLDMAGHWIQQERADEVNGLLVDFLRGL is encoded by the coding sequence ATGACCCCAAGCATTGACCCAAGCATTGATCCGGCGATCACCCTGAAGATGGTGAAGGCCAATGGCATCACTATCCGTTATGCCGAGGCGGGGCAGGGCCCGCTGGTGCTGTTCTGCCACGGCTGGCCGGAGGGCTGGGCGTCCTGGCGCCACCAGTTGAAGGCGCTGGCCGCGGCCGGCTACCGGGCGGTGGCGTCCGACATGCGCGGTTATGGCGGCACCGATGCGCCAGCCGAGATCGAGCGCTATACGATCCTCGACCTGGTCGCCGACCAGGTCAGCCTGGTCAAGGCGCTCGGCGAGACCAGCGCGGTGGTGGTTGGCCATGATTGGGGCGCGCCGGTCGCCTGGCACGCGGCGCTGATCCGCCCGGATGTGTTCCGCGCGGTCGCCGGCATGAGCGTGCCCTGGACCCCGCCCGGCCATGTCGACTTCCTGACCGCGCTGGAAAAGCTCGAGATCCGCGATTTCTACATCCAGTACTTTCAGGCACCGGGCATCGCCGAGGCCGAGCTGGATCGCGATCCGGAAGACAGCCTGCGCCGGCTCTATTTCACCGGCTCCGGCGATCAGCGCGACCGGACCAAGGGCATGACCCGGCTCGGGACCGGCGGGGTGCTCGGCAATACCGTCGACCCGGAAGAACTGCCGGACTGGCTGCCGCGGGAGCACCTGGCCTATATGGCCGGCGAGTTCCGCCGGGCCGGCTTTCGCGGCGGGCTCAACTGGTACCGCAACCTGACGCGCAATTTTCACCTGACCGCGCCCTGGCGCGGCCAGCCGATCCGCCAACCTTCGCTGTTCATCGTCGGCGCCAAGGACGGCGTGATGCGCTTTCCGGCCTCGAAGGCGCAGGTCGAGGCCTATCCGCAGACCCTGCCGGGCCTGCGCGGCCTGCATGTTCTCGACATGGCCGGCCACTGGATCCAGCAGGAGCGGGCCGACGAGGTCAACGGATTGCTGGTCGATTTCCTGCGCGGGCTCTGA
- a CDS encoding SRPBCC family protein, which produces MSDRIEKTIELNAPVERVWRALTDHKEFGEWFRVKLDGPFTPGEVSTGRITYPGYEHVKWEARVKQMEAPRLFSFTWHPYAVEPDVDYSKEPPTLVEFRLEPVTKGTRLTIVESGFDALPSHRRPDALRMNDGGWDEQLRNIQAHVEP; this is translated from the coding sequence ATGTCCGACCGCATCGAAAAGACCATCGAATTGAACGCTCCCGTCGAGCGGGTCTGGCGCGCGCTGACCGACCACAAGGAGTTCGGCGAATGGTTCCGGGTCAAGCTGGACGGCCCGTTCACGCCAGGTGAAGTGTCAACCGGCCGGATCACCTATCCCGGTTATGAGCACGTCAAATGGGAGGCCCGGGTCAAGCAGATGGAGGCGCCACGCCTGTTCTCCTTCACCTGGCACCCCTATGCGGTCGAGCCCGACGTGGACTATTCCAAGGAACCCCCGACGCTGGTCGAATTCCGGCTCGAACCGGTCACCAAGGGAACCCGCCTGACCATTGTCGAATCCGGGTTCGATGCGCTGCCGAGCCACCGGCGGCCCGACGCGCTGCGCATGAACGACGGCGGTTGGGACGAACAGCTCAGGAATATTCAAGCCCATGTTGAGCCCTAA
- a CDS encoding ArsR/SmtB family transcription factor — protein MLSPKAQADRANPAPVFAALGDRTRLSLLTKLSDGQTRSIASLSADTRLTRQAVTKHLRVLETAGLVASTRAGRESLFAFRPEPIGEVRAYLDAVSQQWDDALSRLRAFVER, from the coding sequence ATGTTGAGCCCTAAGGCCCAGGCCGATCGGGCCAATCCGGCGCCGGTCTTCGCGGCTCTCGGAGACCGCACCCGCCTGTCGCTGCTGACCAAGCTGAGCGACGGGCAGACGCGATCGATCGCCAGCCTGTCCGCTGATACCAGGCTGACCCGGCAAGCCGTCACCAAGCACCTGCGCGTGCTGGAAACCGCCGGGCTGGTGGCCAGCACGCGCGCCGGCCGGGAAAGCCTGTTCGCCTTCAGACCCGAACCGATCGGCGAGGTCAGGGCCTATCTCGACGCGGTGTCGCAGCAATGGGACGATGCCTTGTCGCGGCTTCGCGCCTTTGTCGAACGCTGA
- a CDS encoding permease, giving the protein MTSASLTWFARQEMRLTWREWLWWLRGHRHGVLRAALFAVVALAGLHLIAGFSVASLASVADAPDRGRFLLLTAAAAMAWMLMLSQAMESVTRVLYARGDVDLILSSPAPARALFALRLAGIAAGSTAMAFLVVGPFVNMLAIKGGAQWLWAYGVLAAMSASAAALAILATLALFRIAGPQRTRLAAQIVAAVVGAAIVIGLQVVAIMGHQGLERFDVLRSEVVIAATPMLDSPVWWPVRAATGEVALVAGLLVAALALLGATIAGASRRFADLVIAASMTRTTGRGGARPARFVAVGPAGALRAKELKLLARDPWLLSQTLMQLLYLIPPALLLWQSFGKGANPAPLIVPVLVMAAGQLAGGLAWLAISGEDAPDLVATAPLSASAVLQAKIQAVLIAVALPMAPLVFAVALLSPAAAGIATVAILAAAASATAIQLLFKTTAKRAAFRRRQTASRVATFAEALVSIAWAAAAGLAAAGSPLIALVPVAAALGVLAIARTFAPSRA; this is encoded by the coding sequence ATGACCAGCGCTTCGCTCACCTGGTTCGCCCGCCAGGAAATGCGGCTGACCTGGCGCGAATGGCTGTGGTGGCTGCGCGGCCATCGCCATGGCGTGCTGCGCGCGGCGCTGTTCGCGGTGGTGGCGCTGGCCGGCCTGCACCTGATCGCCGGTTTCAGCGTCGCCTCGCTGGCAAGCGTCGCCGACGCGCCGGATCGGGGCCGGTTCCTGCTGCTCACCGCCGCCGCCGCCATGGCCTGGATGCTGATGTTGTCCCAGGCGATGGAATCGGTCACCCGCGTGCTCTATGCGCGTGGCGACGTCGATCTCATCCTGTCGTCGCCGGCGCCCGCCCGCGCGCTCTTCGCGCTACGCCTTGCCGGCATCGCCGCGGGCAGCACGGCGATGGCGTTCCTGGTGGTCGGTCCGTTCGTCAACATGCTGGCGATCAAGGGCGGCGCGCAATGGCTCTGGGCCTATGGGGTGCTCGCCGCGATGAGCGCATCGGCGGCGGCGCTCGCCATTCTCGCGACCCTGGCCTTGTTCCGCATCGCCGGGCCGCAGCGCACCCGGCTGGCCGCGCAGATCGTGGCGGCGGTGGTCGGCGCAGCCATCGTCATTGGCCTTCAGGTCGTGGCGATCATGGGTCATCAAGGGCTCGAACGCTTCGACGTCCTGCGCAGCGAGGTGGTGATCGCCGCGACGCCGATGCTCGACAGCCCGGTGTGGTGGCCGGTGCGCGCGGCAACCGGCGAGGTGGCGCTGGTGGCTGGCCTGCTGGTCGCGGCGCTGGCTTTGCTCGGCGCCACCATTGCCGGGGCCTCGCGCCGCTTCGCCGACCTCGTCATCGCCGCCAGCATGACACGCACGACGGGGCGTGGCGGCGCCCGCCCGGCGCGTTTCGTCGCGGTCGGTCCGGCGGGCGCGCTGCGCGCCAAGGAATTGAAGCTGCTCGCCCGCGACCCCTGGCTCCTGTCGCAGACGCTGATGCAACTGCTCTACCTGATCCCGCCGGCGCTGTTGCTGTGGCAGAGTTTCGGCAAGGGCGCCAACCCGGCGCCGCTGATCGTGCCGGTGCTGGTCATGGCGGCGGGGCAGCTTGCCGGCGGCCTCGCCTGGCTGGCGATTTCGGGCGAGGACGCTCCGGACCTGGTGGCCACCGCGCCCTTGTCGGCCAGCGCCGTGCTGCAGGCCAAGATCCAGGCGGTGCTGATCGCCGTGGCGCTGCCGATGGCGCCGCTGGTCTTCGCCGTCGCCTTGCTGTCACCGGCCGCGGCCGGCATCGCGACCGTCGCGATCCTTGCCGCCGCCGCCAGCGCCACCGCCATCCAGCTCTTGTTCAAGACGACGGCGAAACGCGCCGCGTTCCGCCGCCGCCAGACCGCCTCGCGTGTCGCCACCTTCGCCGAGGCGCTGGTCTCGATCGCCTGGGCCGCCGCGGCCGGCCTGGCGGCCGCGGGCTCGCCGCTGATCGCCCTGGTGCCGGTGGCGGCGGCGCTCGGCGTGCTCGCCATCGCCAGGACCTTCGCGCCCAGCCGGGCCTGA
- a CDS encoding ABC transporter ATP-binding protein translates to MPRAFVRGAAALSPPALVLTHLAKAFDRPAVDGLDLTVRAGEFYALLGPNGAGKTTTLRMVAGLLRPDAGTISVFGIDALADPVAAKQLIAWVADEPMIYDKLTPLEYLAFVAGLWAVAPVHAEAQARELIDLLGLGRHANERCEGFSKGMRQKVALAGALVHEPRLIILDEPLTGLDAGSARLVKDVLIARVRAGATVILTTHILEVAERMAERIGVIAQGRLVAEGTLEELARQSGRRSGLSGGSLEDVFLELVAAHDPGLAA, encoded by the coding sequence TTGCCCCGAGCCTTCGTTCGAGGAGCCGCTGCATTGTCTCCACCAGCCCTGGTTCTCACCCACCTCGCCAAGGCTTTCGACCGTCCGGCGGTCGATGGCCTCGACCTCACCGTGCGCGCCGGCGAATTCTACGCCCTGCTCGGGCCGAACGGCGCGGGCAAGACGACGACCTTGCGCATGGTGGCGGGCCTGTTGCGTCCGGATGCCGGGACGATTTCGGTGTTCGGCATCGATGCGCTGGCCGACCCGGTGGCCGCCAAGCAGCTGATCGCCTGGGTCGCCGACGAGCCGATGATCTATGACAAGCTGACGCCGCTCGAATATCTCGCCTTCGTCGCGGGGCTGTGGGCTGTCGCGCCGGTCCATGCCGAGGCCCAGGCCCGCGAGCTGATCGATCTTCTCGGCCTTGGCCGCCATGCCAACGAGCGCTGCGAGGGTTTCTCCAAGGGCATGCGCCAGAAGGTGGCGCTGGCCGGCGCGCTGGTGCATGAGCCGCGCCTGATCATTCTCGACGAACCGCTGACCGGGCTCGATGCCGGCTCGGCGCGCCTGGTGAAGGACGTGCTGATCGCCCGTGTCCGGGCCGGCGCCACTGTCATCCTGACCACCCACATTCTCGAAGTCGCCGAGCGCATGGCCGAGCGGATCGGCGTGATCGCCCAGGGCCGGCTGGTCGCCGAAGGCACGCTGGAGGAACTGGCACGGCAATCCGGCCGGCGTTCCGGATTGTCCGGCGGCTCGCTCGAAGACGTCTTCCTGGAGCTCGTTGCCGCCCATGATCCCGGGCTGGCGGCATGA
- a CDS encoding EthD family reductase codes for MARLLVMYKTPKDMAAFDTYYFETHVPLAKTIPGLGKYEVSRGPVATPAGASGFHLIAILHFDDLAAIQKAFASPEGRATAADVGKFATGGVDMLLFDDREV; via the coding sequence ATGGCTCGGCTGCTGGTGATGTACAAGACGCCCAAGGATATGGCGGCTTTCGACACCTACTATTTCGAGACCCATGTTCCGCTCGCCAAGACGATCCCGGGCCTCGGCAAATACGAGGTCAGCCGCGGCCCGGTGGCGACACCCGCCGGCGCCTCGGGCTTTCATTTGATCGCCATCCTGCATTTCGATGATCTGGCCGCGATCCAGAAGGCTTTCGCGAGCCCGGAAGGGCGGGCAACGGCTGCGGATGTCGGAAAATTCGCGACCGGCGGCGTCGATATGTTGCTGTTCGACGATCGCGAGGTGTGA
- a CDS encoding acyl-CoA thioesterase: MPSDLTTLHPFDQATGIRAEGDHLTGATSDLYWAFVGPFGGATAATMLRAVLDHGERRGEPLALTVNYCAPIQRGGFAVDVRLVRANRSSQHWAIELTQAGEGVVATATAVFAERRPSWSHQAAAMPQVRPAAEVPALPNDKSSSWLRQYEFRFASGDPRFGATLNEQPASARSEVWLSDSPPRPVDALSLAAMADAFFGRIFHVRGGLVPFGTVSMTTYFHVDAADLAAEAITGLLGVADAHVFHKSYADQTAELWSPSGRLLATSQQIAYFKA, translated from the coding sequence GTGCCGTCCGATCTCACCACCCTCCATCCGTTCGATCAGGCGACCGGCATCCGGGCCGAAGGCGACCACCTGACGGGGGCGACCAGCGACCTCTATTGGGCCTTTGTCGGGCCGTTCGGCGGGGCGACCGCCGCGACCATGCTGCGGGCCGTGCTGGACCATGGCGAGCGCCGCGGCGAGCCGCTGGCGCTGACCGTCAATTATTGCGCGCCGATCCAGCGCGGCGGCTTCGCTGTCGATGTCAGGCTGGTGCGCGCCAACCGCTCGTCCCAGCATTGGGCGATCGAACTCACGCAGGCCGGCGAAGGCGTGGTGGCGACCGCCACGGCGGTGTTCGCCGAACGCCGGCCGTCCTGGTCGCATCAGGCCGCCGCCATGCCGCAGGTCAGGCCGGCAGCCGAGGTGCCGGCACTGCCCAATGACAAATCCTCGTCCTGGCTCCGGCAATATGAGTTCCGCTTTGCCTCCGGCGATCCGCGCTTCGGCGCGACGCTGAACGAACAGCCGGCAAGCGCCCGGTCCGAGGTCTGGCTGTCGGACAGTCCACCGAGGCCCGTCGACGCCTTGTCGCTTGCCGCCATGGCCGACGCCTTTTTCGGCCGCATCTTCCATGTCCGGGGCGGCCTCGTGCCGTTCGGAACGGTCTCGATGACCACCTATTTCCATGTCGATGCGGCCGATCTCGCCGCCGAGGCCATCACCGGACTGCTCGGCGTCGCCGATGCCCATGTCTTCCACAAGTCTTATGCCGACCAGACCGCTGAACTCTGGTCGCCCTCGGGCCGCCTGCTCGCGACCAGCCAGCAGATCGCCTATTTCAAGGCGTGA